From the genome of Candidatus Deferrimicrobium borealis:
GCACCATCTCCTCCTCCCCGTGCTGCTGGCGGGATTCGGGGGGCTGGCGGGGATGTCGCGGTACATGCGGTCGAACATGCTCGAGGTGATCCGTCAGGACTACGTCGCCACCGCCCGGGCCAAGGGGCTTCCCGAGGGAACGGTCGTCTTCCGCCACGCGATGCGCAACGCCCTTCTGCCCGTGATCACGATCCTCGGCCTGTCCGTGCCCGACCTGCTCGGCGGATCGGTGATCTTCGAGACGATCTTCGCGATTCCGGGAATGGGCCAGCTGTTCTACCAGGGCGTGATGTCGCGCGACTACCCCCTGATCATGGGGATCCTGACGATCGGCGCGTTCCTGACGCTCCTCGGGAACCTGCTGGCGGACGTGGGGTACGCCCTGGCCGATCCGCGGATCCGTCAAGGATGAACGGATCCCCGGGCATCGGGCGCGACTTCGCGCGGCGCCTCCTCCGGAACCGGCTCACGGCGGCGGGCGGCGCGGTCATCCTCTTCTTCTTTCTCGTATCGGCGCTCCCGGGCCTCTTCGCTTCGCACCCGCCGAACCGGATCGACATCGTGAACATCCTGCGCCCCCCCTCGGCGGCGCACCCTCTCGGGACGGACGACCTCGGTCGGGACGTTCTCGCCCGGGTGGTCTACGGCGCCCGCGTATCCCTGAAGGTCGGGTTCGTCGCGGTCGGCATCGCCACCGCGCTGGGGCTGCTCGTGGGGCTTCTGTCGGGCTTCTACGGCGGGTGGGTCGACGCGGTCCTGATGCGGTTCGTCGACATGATGCTCTGCTTCCCGACCTTCTTCCTCATCCTGTCGGTCATCGCCTTCCTCGAGCCGTCGATCTGGAACATCATGGCGGTCATCGGATTGACCGGCTGGATGGGGGTGGCGCGTCTGGTCCGGGCGGAGACCCTCTCCCTCAAGGAGCGCGACTTCGTCGCGGCGGCGCGGGCGCAGGGAGCCGGCGACGCCCGGATCCTCTTCCGTCACGTCCTCCCCAACACGCTGGCGCCGATCCTGGTGGCGGCCACGCTCGGGGTGGCGGGGGCGATCCTCACCGAATCGGCGCTGTCGTTCCTCGGGATCGGCGTGCAGCCGCCGACCCCCTCGTGGGGGAACATCCTCACATCGGGGAAGGACAACATCGAGTACGCGTGGTGGCTCTCCCTCTTCCCGGGGCTCGCGATCCTGTTCACCGTGCTCGGGTACAACCTGCTGGGCGAGGGGATCCGCGATGCGGCGGACCCGCGCCTGAAAGGCCGATAACGGGATGGAAAAGACGCTGCTCGAGGTGCGTGGGCTGCGGCTCTCCTTCGGGACGGAGGAGGGGACGGTGCGGGCGCTCTTCAACGTCTCGTTTTCCGTCGCTCCCGCGGAGACGGTGGGTCTGGTCGGCGAATCGGGGTGCGGCAAGACGGTCACGGCGCTGTCGGTCCTGCGGCTCCTGCCGTCGCCTCCCGCCGTCGTCGAGGGGGGGGAGATCCGGTTTCGCGGCGAGGACCTGCTCGCCCTCCCGGAGAAGCGGATGTGCGCGGTGCGGGGAAAATCGATCTCGATGATCTTCCAGGAGCCGATGTCGTCCCTGAACCCCGTGCTTACGGTGGGGGAGCAGGTGGCCGAGGTGTTCACGGCGCACGAGGTGTGCGGGAAGCGGGAGGCCGCGGGGCGGGCGGTCGAGTGGCTCCGGAAGGTCGGCATGCCCGATCCCGAACGGCGGGCGCGGGAGTACCCCCACCAGTTGAGCGGCGGGATGCGGCAGCGGGCGATGATCGCGATGGCGCTCGCCCTCGAGCCGGCGCTCCTCGTCGCCGACGAGCCTACCACGGCGCTCGACGTGACGATCCAGGCCCAGATCCTCTCGCTGCTGGGGGAGCTGCGGGAGCGGGAGAAGATGGCGGTTCTCCTTATCACCCACGACCTCGGCGTGGTGTACGACTTCGCGGACCGGACCGCGATCATGTACCTCGGCCGCATCGTGGAAATCGCGCCGACGCGGGACCTCTTCGCCGA
Proteins encoded in this window:
- a CDS encoding ABC transporter permease, producing the protein MNGSPGIGRDFARRLLRNRLTAAGGAVILFFFLVSALPGLFASHPPNRIDIVNILRPPSAAHPLGTDDLGRDVLARVVYGARVSLKVGFVAVGIATALGLLVGLLSGFYGGWVDAVLMRFVDMMLCFPTFFLILSVIAFLEPSIWNIMAVIGLTGWMGVARLVRAETLSLKERDFVAAARAQGAGDARILFRHVLPNTLAPILVAATLGVAGAILTESALSFLGIGVQPPTPSWGNILTSGKDNIEYAWWLSLFPGLAILFTVLGYNLLGEGIRDAADPRLKGR
- a CDS encoding ABC transporter ATP-binding protein, which gives rise to MEKTLLEVRGLRLSFGTEEGTVRALFNVSFSVAPAETVGLVGESGCGKTVTALSVLRLLPSPPAVVEGGEIRFRGEDLLALPEKRMCAVRGKSISMIFQEPMSSLNPVLTVGEQVAEVFTAHEVCGKREAAGRAVEWLRKVGMPDPERRAREYPHQLSGGMRQRAMIAMALALEPALLVADEPTTALDVTIQAQILSLLGELREREKMAVLLITHDLGVVYDFADRTAIMYLGRIVEIAPTRDLFADPVHPYTQGLLASLPGRRTGEKRLASIPGTVPDLSAVPPGCPFNDRCPFRQDALSRFRSGKISVDPLAVCDRVDPPQYEYAPGHFAACHHQRAVRGGGAA